One genomic window of Parus major isolate Abel chromosome 11, Parus_major1.1, whole genome shotgun sequence includes the following:
- the LOC107209717 gene encoding monocyte chemotactic protein 1B-like, with protein MLPARTVLLLSLLLTLHHATAHFAPVECCFKYAQKRIRHPQSFYETSKDCPKPAVVIVAANGDEICADPKKDWVDKIIKRLQRKKLNPSTI; from the exons ctgctcagcctgctcctcaccctgcacCACGCCACAG CCCACTTTGCACCTGTGGAATGCTGCTTTAAATATGCACAGAAACGCATCCGACACCCTCAAAGCTTCTACGAGACATCCAAAGACTGCCCCAAGCCTGCAGTTGT GATTGTGGCTGCCAATGGTGATGAGATTTGTGCCGACCCCAAGAAGGACTGGGTGGATAAAATCATAAAACggcttcaaaggaaaaaattaaatccatccACCATCTGA